The sequence TGTGGCTGCCCAATCCCCCTCATCTTCTCCAATACCAAGCAACAAACCCGTTGTAAAAGGAATTTTTAGTTCCCCAGCCCATGCAAGCTGCTGCATCCTTAAAGCTGAATGTTTACTCGGCGCTTGGCGATGCACAGGCAGATCATCCCGCAACTGTTCCAGCATCAACCCCATAGAACCGTTAACCTCTCGCAAACATTGCATTTCAGCAAAACTCAAAGGCCCAGCATTAGTATGGGGCACAAAACCAAAATCCAAGGCAAGCAAGCACAGGTCTTTAATTCGCTGCATGAGGGCAAGTCTACGGGGCGATCGCGGATGAACTTCACCACTCAAGATCAAAATCTCATAAATGCCTAAATTTTCTAAGGTTCTTAATCTTGATGCCGCCTCTTCAAGACCGAGCCAATTATCCCTATTCGGGTCAACACGAAAGTTACAGTAGGCGCAGCGATTAAAACACTCATAGGTCGGAACTAACGTAAATGCAGGACTATAGGTAATCGTGCTTAAGCCCCTTGACGGGTGGCGATCGCCGAACAAATGATAAGCAAAATCTATACTTGACATAACTATGAGCTTTGTTAATTCACTTTACAAAACGCAATAATCACGATAGTATTAATACATAAGGTTTTGCACCTTGATAATTTCATAGCAATCATAAAACATGACTACTACACTACAACAAAGCAGCAATGCTTCATTGTG comes from [Limnothrix rosea] IAM M-220 and encodes:
- the cofG gene encoding 7,8-didemethyl-8-hydroxy-5-deazariboflavin synthase subunit CofG: MSSIDFAYHLFGDRHPSRGLSTITYSPAFTLVPTYECFNRCAYCNFRVDPNRDNWLGLEEAASRLRTLENLGIYEILILSGEVHPRSPRRLALMQRIKDLCLLALDFGFVPHTNAGPLSFAEMQCLREVNGSMGLMLEQLRDDLPVHRQAPSKHSALRMQQLAWAGELKIPFTTGLLLGIGEDEGDWAATLAAIATVHQKYGHIQEVILQPHSPGTDQIYDGLGFDPQRLPEVIALAREILPEAIAIQIPPNLVADLQWLLRCVEAGASDLGGIVPKDEVNPDYEHLDLDIIRQELTKARKELRPRLAVYPQFDAWLPSAVKKVVAQLRRSNLEVSQAAHLP